A window from Vigna angularis cultivar LongXiaoDou No.4 chromosome 7, ASM1680809v1, whole genome shotgun sequence encodes these proteins:
- the LOC108337560 gene encoding uncharacterized protein LOC108337560: MGSLMAGWDSTHVDPKSATLKRNRSLTKDEINAFWKSKKKIEEEHLTAISTSPHTVQNEQGRMNNTESERKFQKSVSMPVTRVRENVNKEIFDTSLEQLIEKNGWWTRSSWAFLNEPPVNEAASYKYTSQFHVANMESSKFNPQNGISA, translated from the exons ATGGGTTCTCTCATGGCAGGATGGGACTCTACCCATGTGGATCCTAAGTCAG CCACACTTAAGAGGAACCGTTCACTGACCAAAGATGAAATTAACGCTTTCTGGAAATCGAAGAAGAAGATAGAGGAAGAACACCTTACTGCTATTTCCACTTCACCACACACTGTTCAG AATGAACAGGGCAGGATGAACAACACAGAGTCTGAGAGGAAGTTTCAGAAATCAGTGAGCATGCCAGTGACACGTGTACGTGAAAACGTAAATAAGGAGATTTTTGATACAAGTTTGGAGCAGCTTATCGAGAAAAATGGCTG gTGGACCAGGAGTAGCTGGGCATTTCTGAATGAACCTCCAGTGAATGAAGCTGCATCATACAAGTACACATCACAGTTTCATGTTGCCAACATGGAATCATCAAAATTTAACCCTCAAAATGGAATTAGTGCTTGA
- the LOC108337689 gene encoding uncharacterized protein LOC108337689, protein MGVGALLKKDVAVAEAPIVLGLQPSAMIDHVARVDWSLLHQISGEHGGSIPVELVELENILREVKIHVLSCHDDDPSAANVKTLAGGSVANTVRGLRSGFGISSGIIGACGDDDQGEFFVHNMNFNGVDLSRLRKKKGHTAQCVCLVDDLGNRTMRPCLSTAVKVQAEELTKEDFKGSKWLVLRYGIFNLEVIQAAILLAKQEGLLVSLDLASFEMVRNFKEPLLKLLESGNIDLCFANEDEATELLRGGEQNADPETAVEFLAKYCQWAVVTLGSNGCIAKHGNEIARVPVIGEAKAKDATGAGDLFASGFLYGVIKGMSLEECCQVGACSGGSVVRSLGGELTLDNLHWMYKHMQIMNLLTPNTAK, encoded by the exons ATGGGAGTAGGAGCATTGTTGAAGAAGGATGTTGCAGTTGCAGAGGCACCCATTGTTCTGGGACTGCAACCCTCAGCCATGATTGACCACGTGGCAAGAGTGGATTGGTCTTTGCTTCATCAAATTTCCGGTGAACATGGAGGCTCCATACCt GTTGAGCTTGTAGAGCTTGAAAATATACTGAGGGAGGTGAAAATCCATGTTCTCTCATGCCATGATGATGACCCTTCTGCTGCAAATGTTAAGACCTTGGCTGGAGGTAGTGTTGCAAACACGGTTCGAGGGCTGAGAAGTGGGTTTGGGATTTCTAGTGGAATTATTGGGGCTTGTGGAGATGATGACCAAGGAGAGTTCTTTGTCCATAACATGAATTTCAATGGTGTTGACCTCTCTAGACTCAGGAAGAAGAAAGGACATACAGCACAG TGTGTTTGTTTGGTTGATGACTTGGGAAACCGAACCATGCGACCCTGTCTCTCTACTGCTGTGAAAGTTCAG GCGGAAGAGTTAACCAAAGAAGATTTTAAGGGCTCCAAG TGGTTGGTGTTAAGATATGGTATATTTAATTTGGAAGTAATTCAAGCAGCCATTCTTTTAGCAAAGCAGGAAGGTCTTCTAGTTTCTTTGGATTTGGCCAGTTTTGAG ATGGTCAGGAATTTCAAAGAACCACTTCTGAAGCTACTGGAGTCAGGGAACATTGACCTTTGTTTTGCCAATGAGGATGAGGCAACAGAGCTTCTAAG GGGTGGTGAACAGAATGCTGATCCAGAAACTGCAGTAGAATTTCTTGCCAAGTACTGCCAATGGGCAGTAGTAACACTTGGTTCTAACGGATGCATTGCTAAACATGGAAACGAG ATTGCACGTGTTCCAGTGATAggagaagcaaaagcaaaagatgcAACAGGAGCAGGGGATCTGTTTGCAAGTGGGTTTTTGTATGGAGTGATAAAAGGTATGTCACTTGAAGAGTGCTGCCAAGTGGGAGCATGCAGTGGTGGGTCTGTTGTACGTTCTCTTGGGGGTGAACTCACATTGGACAATCTTCATTGGATGTACAAACACATGCAGATCATGAATCTTCTCACGCCAAATACTGCCAAATGA
- the LOC108338733 gene encoding proteasome subunit alpha type-1-B produces the protein MFRNQYDTDVTTWSPAGRLFQVEYAMEAVKQGSAAIGLRSKTHVVLACVNKANSELSSHQKKIFKVDNHIGVAIAGLTADGRVLSRYMRSECINYNYTYESPLPVGRLVVQLADKAQVCTQRSWKRPYGVGLLVAGLDESGAHLYYNCPSGNYFEYQAFAIGSRSQAAKTYLERRFDNFMGSSREDLIKDALIATRESLQGEKLRSSVCTIAVVGVGEPFHILDQETVQQLIDTFEIVKEDEPPAEEAQPATEQDAPTDQASGADQGAAGDQGGSPMEI, from the exons ATGTTCAGAAATCAGTACGACACGGACGTGACTACATGGAGCCCGGCGGGGCGACTGTTCCAAGTGGAGTACGCGATGGAGGCGGTGAAGCAGGGCTCGGCGGCGATCGGTCTCCGATCCAAGACGCACGTGGTTCTCGCATGCGTCAACAAGGCCAACTCCGAACTCTCCTCGCACCAGAAGAAGATCTTCAAGGTCGACAACCACATCGGCGTCGCCATCGCCGGCCTCACTGCCGACGGCCGCGTCCTATCCCGATACATGCGATCCGAGTGCATCAACTATAACTACACCTACGAGTCTCCTCTTCCTGTAGGCAGACTTGTTGTTCAACTCGCCGACAAGGCACAG GTTTGCACGCAGCGATCATGGAAACGTCCTTATGGGGTTGGCCTCCTGGTAGCTGGATTAGATGAATCAGGAGCTCACCTCTATTACAACTGTCCCAGTGGAAACTATTTTGAATATCAGGCTTTTGCTATTGGATCTCGCTCTCAAGCTGCAAAGACATATTTGGAACGCAGGTTTGATAACTTCATGGGCTCTTCTCGAGAAGATCTGATCAAAGATGCACTTATCGCAACTAGGGAGTCCTTGCAAGGTGAAAAACTGAGGAGTTCTGTATGCACTATTGCTGTGGTTGGAGTTGGTGAACCATTCCACATTTTAGATCAAGAAACTGTTCAACAGCTGATTGATACTTTTGAGATTGTGAAGGAGGATGAACCTCCAGCTGAAGAAGCTCAGCCAGCAACCGAGCAGGATGCTCCCACCGACCAGGCATCTGGTGCAGATCAAGGTGCTGCTGGAGACCAAGGTGGTTCTCCAATggaaatttga